TCTGGGCATCGGTTATCTGCCGCAGGAAGCCTCGATTTTTCGTGGGCTTTCGGTGGAAGGCAACATCATGGCGGTGCTGGAGGCCATTGAACCCGACCGAGCCACCCGCGAGGCCGCCTTGGATTCGCTGCTGGCCGAATTTTCCATCGAGCATCTGCGCCGCGCCCCGGCCATGGCGCTGTCGGGCGGCGAACGCCGCCGCGTCGAAATCGCCCGCGCCCTGGCGTCCAAGCCGCATTTCATCTTGCTGGATGAGCCCTTGGCCGGTATCGACCCCATTGCCGTGTCCGACATCCGTGATCTGGTGTCGCACCTGAAGGATCGCGGCATCGGCGTGCTGATCACCGACCACAATGTGCGCGAAACCCTGGATATCATCGATCGCGCTTATATCCTGCATGACGGGGTGGTACTGATGGAGGGACGGCCGTCGGAAATCGTTGCCCATGAAGGCGTTCGCCGCGTCTATCTGGGCGAGCGGTTCAGCCTGTGATGACCTGATTCCATGGCCCTGACCCCCCGCCTCGATCTTCGTCAAAGCCAGTCTCTGGTGATGACACCGCAATTGCAGCAGGCCATCAAGCTGTTGCAATTGTCCAACATGGAACTGACCGCCTTCATCGAGCAGGAATTGGAGCGCAATCCGCTGCTCGAGCGCGAGGATGCCGAACGGGGTGAACCGGAACCGGCGCCGGAACCGGACATGCAGCCCCAGGCGGAAGAACCGCCCATGCTGGACGGCATGACCCAGTCGTCCGCCGAAGACGGCATGGATGTGGATTACGACAACCTCTACAACAACGACAGCGCCTCTGACGGCATCGGCGGCGGCGAGGCCTTTGGCCAGTGGGGGCAATCGGGCGGCCATCACGGTTTCGACGATGGCGAAAACAATCTGGAACAGACGGTGGCCGGCGAGATTTCGCTGCGCGACCACCTGATCGCCCAGTTGAACATGGACATCATCGATCCGGCGGAAAAACTGATCGGCCTGCATCTGATCGAAATGCTGGACGAATCGGGCTATCTGATCGGCAGCTTGGACGAACTGGCGGAAAAGCTGGGCTGTTCCGTCGCCGCTGTCGAGGCGGTGCTGGTCAAGGTCCAGCGTTTCGACCCCATCGGCGCCTTCGCCCGCTCGCTCAAGGAATGCCTAGCCCTGCAACTGGCCGAGCGCAACCGCCTGGACCCGGCCATGCAGGCGCTGTTGAACAACCTGGAAATGCTGGCGCGGCGCGATCTGGTCGGGCTGATGAAGGTGTGCGCCATCGACGCCGAGGATCTGACCGAGATGATCGGCGAGATCAAGGCGCTGGACCCCAAGCCGGCCCTCAGGTTCGATCACGTGGTGGCGCAACCGGTGACGCCTGACGTGCTGATGCGCCGCACCCCCGACGGGGCTTGGGCGGTAGAGCTTAATTCCGACACCTTGCCGCGCGTTTTGGTCAACACCCGCTATTACACCCAGGTGGCCGACCAGACCCGCAAACGCGACGACAAATCCTATCTGACGGAACGCTTTCAATCGGCGAATTGGCTGGTGAAGTCGTTGCATCAGCGCGCCACCACCATCTTGAAGGTGGCGGCGGAACTGGTGCGCCAGCAGGACGCCTTCTTCCGTCTCGGTGTCCAGCATCTGCGGCCTTTGGTGCTGCGCGACATCGCCGGGGCCATCGGCATGCACGAAAGCACGGTCAGCCGGGTGACCTCCAACAAGTACATCTCGACACCGCGCGGCATCTACGAGCTCAAGTACTTCTTTACCCAGGCGATCGGCTCCAATGACGGCGGCGATGCCCATTCGGCCGAATCGGTGCGCCACCGCATCAAGGCGCTGATCGAGGCCGAGGGCAAGGCGGTGCTGTCCGACGACAGCATCGTCGACATCCTGAAGCGCGAAGGCATCGACATCGCCCGGCGGACGGTGGCAAAATACCGGGAAGGGATGAACATCCCCTCCTCGGTCCAGCGGCGGCGGGAAAAGGCGTTGGGCGGGTGAATACCCTAGAATGCTTGACTTGGAAGTGTAGCGGAATTAAGGTCCGGCGCTTCCCTGAACTGGTTGACGGCCAACGATGCCGCGACCACAAGAGGCCAATAACAGCGGATGGCGATCCGCGCTGGTTCGATGCGGAAGGCGTGGCCTTCCCTCGGGGATCTGCTCTTAAACCATAGGGTTAGATACTTCATGGACATCGCCGACCTGATTACTCCGGCTGCCGTCATCCCCAATCTGCGCGCCACCTCGAAAAAGCAGGCGCTGCAGGATTTGGCCAAGAAGGCGGCGGACCTGACCGGCTTGCACGAACGCGCCGTCTTCGACGTGCTGCTGGAGCGCGAGCGTCTGGGCACCACCGGCGTCGGCAACGGCATCGCCATTCCCCACGGCAAGCTGGCCACCTTGGATCGCCTGTACGGTCTGTTCGCCCGGCTTGAGCGCCCCATCAATTTCGAATCCATCGACGAACATCCGGTCGATCTGATTTTCCTGCTGCTCGCCCCCGAATCCGCCGGGGCCGATCATCTCAAGGCCTTGGCCCGGGTGTCGCGGCTGTTGCGCGACAAGGGCGTGTGCGAAAAGCTGCGCGGCACCGACAGCCCCGAGGCGCTTTATGCCCTGCTGACCGAATCGCCGGCCAGCCGTGCCGCCTGATATGTCAGGTCTTCCCCCTCTGTTCTTACAGCGTGAAACGCGGTAGAAGAAGCGTATGAGGACGCTCTACCATTACCCCCTATGCCCGTTTTCGCGGAAGGTCCGCATCGTTCTGGCCGAAAAGAAGCTGGAATTCGATGAGCGGATCGAGAAGGCGTGGGAACGCCGTGACGAGTTCCTGGAACTCAGCCCCGGCGGCGACCTGCCGGTTCTGGTCGAGCAGAACGGCACCATCTTCGGCGACGCCACCGCCATCTGCGAATATCTGGACGAAACCCACCGCGACTCGCCGTTATTGCCGGCGGAGCCGGAGGCGCGGGCGGAAGTGCGGCGGCTGGTGGGGTGGTTCGACCGCAAGTTCCATGACGAGGTCACCCGCAATCTGGTGGACGAAAAGGTCACCAAGCGGCTGACCACGGTCAAGGGGGCGCCGGATTCGCGGGCCATCCGCGCCGGTTTCGCCCATATCCATCAGCATCTGGAATACATCGCTTGGCTGACCGAGCGGCGGACTTGGCTGGCCGGGGGCTATTTCACCTTGGCCGATGCCGCCGCCGCCGCCCAGATTTCCTGCATCGACTATATCGGCGACGTGCCCTGGGACCGCCATCCCGGCGCCAAGGAATGGTATGCCATGGTCAAGTCGCGCCCCAGCTTCCGCCTGTTGCTGGCCGACCATGTGCCCGGTGTGCCGCCGCCAAAGCATTACGCCGATCTGGATTTCTGATCATGACGGGCTGGGGGCTGCTCGCCGCCGTGTTCTTGCTGGCCGCGTCAACCGCGCGGGCCGAGGTGATCGAACATCTGCCGGCGGGGGAAACCCGCATCGCCCTGACCTTCGACGCCTGCGAGGCCCGCAACAAGCCGGCCTTTTTCGATCAGGCGATCCTGGATTATCTGGCCGCCGAAAAACTGCCCTACACCATTTTCGCCACCGGCCTGTTCGCCAAGCGTAATCAGGCGCAATTGGCCGAACTGGCCCGATCGCCGCTGGTCGCGGTGGAAAACCATTCCTTCGACCACCCCCAGCACATGGAACGCCTGAGCCCCGATCAGGTCCGCGCCCAGGTGGCCGATACCGATGCGGTGATCGCTGGCATCACCGGGCGGCAGCCGCGTTTCTTCCGCTTTCCCGCCGGCAATTACGATGCCGCCACCTTGGCCACAATCGAGGCCACCGGCCACAAGGTCGTGCATTGGAGCTTCGCCTCGGGCGATCCGGCGCCGGGGCTGAAACCGGACCCCCTGAAAAACTGGGTGCTGGCAAAAGCGCGCCCGGGCGATATTCTGATCTTTCATGTCAATGGCCGCGCCCCGGCCACCGCCACTGCCCTGCCGGCCATCATTAAGGGCCTGAAGGCCCGCCATGTTCAATTCGTGCGTCTGGATGAGGTGTTGAAATGATCCGCCCGTTGCGCCCCCAGGAAGCCCCGGCTCTGGCCGAGGCCTTGGCCCATATGGACCCGTGGCGCCGCTTGGGTTTTTCCGACGATGGGCTGGCTGGCTATCTCACCCGCGATGACGGCAACCTGCTGCGCATGGTCTATGAAGACGAAGGCCGCCCCGTCGGCGTGCTGTGCCTGCGTTCGCCCTGGCTTCGCGGCCCCTATGTGGAATTGCTGGCGGTGGTGCCCGAGCGCCAGGGACAAGGCATTGGCAGCGCGCTTTTGGCTTGGGCGGCGGGACAGAATGGCGGCAATCTGTGGGTCTGCGTCTCGGCCTTCAATACCCGGGGGCGCGATTTCTATGGCCGCAACGGCTTCGTCGAAAAGGCCGAACTGAACGATCTGATCAGCGTCGGCGAAGACGAAATCCTGATGCGCAAGCGCTTGCGCTAGACTTGTTTCAGCTAAGGCGGTGAAGGCGGGGAGTCCCGCCCCCCTTCATCCCTTGGAATTACGGATCGCCGCGATGTTCGCGGCGTAATCCTTGGTCTTGAACACGGCGGACCCGGCGACCAGACAGGTGGCGCCGGCTTCCATCACCTTCCAGGCATTGTCGGCGGTGACGCCGCCGTCGACCTGGATGTCGATGGCGCGGCCCGCGATCATGCGCTTGATGCGGGCGATCTTCTCTAATTGGCTGTCGATAAAGCTTTGGCCACCGAAGCCGGGATTGACGCTCATCACCAGCACCATGTCGATGCTGTCGAGCACGTATTCGATGACGTTTTCCGGCGTATGCGGGTTAAGCGAGACGCCGGCTTTCTTGCCCAGCGCCTTGATCGCCTGGACCGAGCGGTGCAGGTGCTTGTCGGCCTCGGCGTGGACGGTGATCAGATCGGCACCGGCCTTGGCGTAATCTTCCAGGTACGGCTGGGCCGGGTCGATCATCAGATGGACATCGAACACCTTCTTGGTCCACGGGCGGATGGCCTTGATCACCGGCGGGCCGAAGGTCAGGTTGGGGACGAAATGCCCGTCCATGACGTCGATGTGAATCCAGTCGCAGCCGGCTTCGTCGATGGCTTTGACCTCGGCGCCCAGTTGGGCGAAATCGGCGGACAGGATGGACGGCGCGATCAGAACGGACATGGTTGTCTCCCTGTAGACAGAGTCAGGGCCGGGATTGGCGTTTCCCGGCCCTGTTTTTGGTTAGTTGACCTTGGGGTCCAGATCGCCCTTGGCGTAGCGGTTGGCCATGTCTTCCAGCGAGATCGGCTTGATCTTGGAGGCATTGCCGGCGGTGCCGAAGGCTTCGTAACGGGCCTTGCAGATCCCCTTCATGCCGGCCATGGCCGGCTTCAGGTAATCGCGCGGATCGAACTTCTTGGGGTTCTCGGCCATGTATTTGCGGATCGAACCGGTGGCGGCCATGCGCAGATCGGTGTCGATATTGACCTTACGCACGCCGTGCTTGATGCCCTCGACGATCTCGGCCACCGGCACGCCATAGGTCTCGCCCAGATCACCGCCGTTTTCGTTGATGATCTTCAGCCAGTCCTGCGGCACCGAGGAGGAACCATGCATCACCAGATGGGTGTTGGGGATGCGGGCGTGGATTTCCTTGATGCGGCTGATGGCCAACACGTCACCGGTGGGCGGACGGGTGAACTTGTAGGCGCCGTGGCTGGTGCCGATGGCGATGGCCAGGGCGTCGACCTTGGTCAGCTTGACGAATTCGGCGGCTTCGTCGGGGTCGGTGAGCAGCTTGGAGTGATCCAGCTTGCCTTCGGCGCCGACACCGTCTTCCTCGCCGGCCATGCCGGTTTCAAGCGACCCCAGGCAGCCCAGCTCGCCCTCGACCGAGACGCCGCAGGCATGGGCGAGGTCGACCACCTTGCGGGTGACGGCGACGTTATAATCCCAATCCGACGGGGTCTTGCCGTCTTCCAGCAAGCTGCCGTCCATCATCACCGACGAGAAGGCCGACTGGATGGCGCGGATGTTCACCGCCGGGCTGGTGCCGTGATCCTGGTGCATACACACCGGGATATGCGGATAGGCTTCCGCCGCCGCCAGGATCAGGTGACGCAGGAAGGGCTCGCCGGCATATTTACGCGCGCCCGCCGAGGCCTGCAGGATGACCGGGCTGTCGGTTTCGGCAGCGGCCTCCATGATGGCCTTGACCTGCTCCATGTTGTTGACGTTGAACGCCGGGACGCCATAGCCGTGTTCGGCGGCGTGATCCAGGAGCTGGCGCATGGAAACGAGAGGCATTTCTTATTCTCCCTTATGAATTCTTTTACAGACGGGCCAGGGCCGCGTCCGCCACCGCATCCGCGGTAATGCCGAAATGAGCGTACAGCTTGTCGGCCGGAGCGGACGCGCCGTAACCGGTCATGCCGATGACCGCGCCGTCCAGGCCGACATAGCGTTCCCAGCCAAAGGTGGTGAGCGCCTCGACGGCGACCCGCACGCATCCGTCACCCAGGACCTCAGCACGATACTCCTTTGACTGCCGGTCGAACAGCTCCCAGCACGGCATGGACACCACGGCGGCCTGAACCCCCTTGGCCGCCAGCAATTTGCGGGCGTCCAGCGCCAGCGACACTTCCGAGCCGGTGGCCAGCAAGGTGACCTGGCGCTTGCCTTCCGCTTCCACCAGGACATAGGCGCCCTTGGCGGTCAGGTTGTCGCTGGTGTGGGTGGTGCGCAAGGTCGGCAGGTTCTGGCGCGACAGGGCGAAGCAGCTGGGGCCCTTGTGGTTCAACAGCGCCACTTCATAGGCTTCCATGGTTTCCACCGCGTCGGCCGGGCGGAACACCAAGGTGTTGGGCGTGGCGCGCAGGGCGGCGATGGTTTCGATCGGCTGATGGGTGGGGCCGTCTTCGCCCAGGCCGATGGAATCGTGGGTCAGCACATAGAGAACCCGCTGTTCCATCAACGCCGACATGCGCAGCGCCGGCCACAGATAGTTGGCGAAAATCAGGAAGGTGCCGCCATAGGGGATGAAACCGCCATGCAGCGCCAGACCGTTCATCACCGCCGCCATGCCGTGTTCGCGGATGCCGTAATGGATGTAGCGGCCAGCATAGGCGCCGGCGGCGATGGACGGGGCGCAGGCCTTGGTGTTGGTCAGGTTGGAATGGGTCAGATCGGCAGAGCCGCCGATCATTTCCGGGATGGCGGCGGTCAGCACCTCCAGCGCGTCCTGGCTGGCCTTGCGGGTCGCCACCTTCGGCTGTTCGGCGGAAATCTTGGCCTTGAAGGCCTGGACGGCGGCTTGCCAGCCATCGGGCAGACGGCCTTCCTGGGTGCGGCTGAACTCGGCCTTGACCGCGGCGGCCAGGGTGCTCAGACGGCCTTCCCAGGCTTGGCGCTCGACCGCGCCACGGCTGCCGGCGGCACGCCAGGCGGCCAGCACGTGATCGGGGATGACGAAGGGCTCATAGGGCCAGTTGGCGGCATCGCGGGCGGCCTTGATCTCGTCGGCGCCCAAGGGGGCGCCGTGGACCTTTTCCGAACCGCACTTGTTGGGGGCGCCCTTGCCGATGATGGTGCGACAGGCGATCAGGGTCGGCTTGTCCGCGTTGCGCGCCGCCGCGATGGCGCTGGCGATCTGTTCCGGGTCATGGCCGTCGATCTTGGCGGTGGCCCAGCCGGCGGCGGCGAAGCGGGCGCATTGGTCGTCCGAGGTGGACAGCGCGGTGTCGCCGTCGATGCAGATGTGGTTGTCGTCCCACAGCACGATCATCTTGTTAAGCTTCAGGTGGCCGGCCAGGGTGATGGCTTCCTGGCTGATGCCTTCCATCAGGCAGCCGTCACCGGCGATGACATAGGTGTAGTGGTTGGCGATGCCGGCGCCATAACGGGCGGCCTGCATGGCCTCGGCCAGGGCGAAACCGACGGCGTTGGTGATGCCCTGACCCAGGGGGCCGGTGGTGGTGTCGGCGTTGCTGACATGACCGAATTCCGGGTGGCCGGCGGTGCGGTAGCCGAGCTGGCGGAAGTTCTTGATCTGCTCGATGTCCAGGTCATCGTAACCGGTCAGATACCCCAGCGAATACAGCAGCATCGAGCCATGGCCGGCGGACAGGACGAAGCGGTCGCGGTCGGCCCATTTGGGCGATTTGGCGTCGAACTTCATGAAACGGGTGAACAAAACGGTGGCCACGTCGGCCATGCCCATGGGCATGCCGGGATGGCCGGACTTGGCCTTTTCGATGGCATCCATGGACAGGAAACGGATGGCGTTGGCCATCTCGGCATGGGTGGCGGTATTGGGCACGGATGCAGTCATCGTTTCGTCCTTGGGATGGGTTAACGGGTGCCGGTCAAGCCCTGGGCGGCTTTGACCAGATGGTAGGTAATCAACAATTGCGACAGGGCCAGGGTGTGGCTGGTGGCGGTCTGGCCGGCCCGGTCGGTGAAGCGGCCTAAGGGGGCACGCAAATGGCTGGCCTCGGGGATCAGGCTCCACAACAGATCTTCCACCGCCTTGGCCCGACGGCCATCGATGCGACCGGAAATGTCCAACACATCCACCGGCTTGCCGTCGCTGTCCCGCGCCAGGGCCAGATGGAAACCGCCCTTGCCGCCGGCATCCAGCACCGGCCCCAGATCGGGATGGGCCAGGGTCGGGCGCAGCAAGTGGCGGGCATTCAACAGGGAATCGGCCCCGTCGGAGATGTCGCCGGGAGTGTCGGAGGACGGGGCGAAGCGGACGACGATGTCGGCGAAGCTGCGTTGCGGTTGCACATGGGCCAAGGAATCGGCCTCGCGGCGGTCCAGCGACAAGCGCACATCCTGGGGCGAATAACCGCGCTCGGCACAGTCGCGCGCCTGTTTCCAGCGGGTGCGCAAATCCTCGTCCGGCTCGACGAAGACCTTGACGTCGTAACAATCGCGCAAAATCCGGCTGTGATAGGCCAGCAAGCCCTCGACGATGACGAAGGGCTTGGGCTCCAGCCGGGCCGGCGGGCATAAGGTGCCGTCCTTGTGATTGTAGACCGGCTTCAGGATGGGGTGGCCCCGGCGCAGCAGGCACAGATGCTGCTCCAGGATGTCCACGTGGTTGCCCTCGGGGTCCAGCGCGGTGATGCCGATACGGCGGCGTTCGGCGCGGGAATGGCGGTGATAATCGTCGGCTTGCAGCACCGCGACCCGGTCTTGCCCCAAGATGGCGGCGATGCCCCCGGCCAGGGTGCTTTTGCCGGCAGCCGAATCGCCGACCACGCCAAGGATGATGGGCTGATTGTCGGGGCGCAGAAACGGCATCGGCCTCAGCCCTCCGCCCGGTGCCAGGTGGTCAGCATCTGCCGGGGATTGGCGTCGCCGCCGACCAACAGGCTATGGGTCCGTTCCAGACCATCGCGGCGCTCGATTCCGTCCAACAGCAGGCCCGAGGCGATACCAGTGGCGCAGAACACCACATTGTCGCTACGCACCAACTGGTCCAGTCCCATCCAGGTGCTGGTATCCAGCCCGGCTTCATCGACGGCGCGGCGTTCGGTGGTCAGTTGCGGATCAAGCCGGGCCAGGAAAGTGCCGCCCATCACCTTGGCGGCACAGGCGGCCAACAGGCCCTCGGCGGCACCGCCGGTGCCCATCAGCGCGTCGATGCCGGAACCGGGCAGGGCCGCCAGGATGGCCCCGGCCACATCGCCGGCGGGATAAAGCGTGACGCGGGCGCCAGCGGCCTGGATGGCTTCGACCAGGTTGCGGTGGCGGGGCTTTTCCAGCACATAGACGGTGAGCTGGTTTATGGGTTTGTCCAGGCAGTGGGCCAGGGCGGTCAGGCGCTCGGCCACCGGGGCGGTGGGGTCCAGATGACCGGCGGCTTGGGGCGGGGCCACCAGCTTTTCCATGTAAAAGGCGGGGCCGGGATCGAACAGGCTGCCGATGGGGGCCAGGGCCAGACAGGCCATGGCGTTGGTCAGGCCCTTGGTCAGGCAGGCGGCGCCTTCGGTCGGGTCCATGACCAGATCCCATTGATCCAGGCGGGCCGGGTCGCCCAGACGGACGGTGGAGCCAGCGATGATTCGGGCCTGGATGCCCTGGTGGATCAGTTCGGCTTCCATGGCCAGTCGGGCGGAATCGTCGCCGGGGCCGCGCTCGGGCCGGGTGAGGCGGATGAATGCCGCGCGCGCAGCCGCCTCGCTCGCCTTGCGCAGTTCATAGGCGCAAAGCGACAGGCCTTGGCGGACGTCGCGCAACTGGGTCATCCCTTCAGCTCCCTCCCACGAAGATGCTCTTTTTTCCCTATCCTGGCGGGTTGGGGCCGATGACGGAACACCCGCCGGGATATGGCGAAAATATCTTGTGGAGGGGCGGAACCCTGCCCGAGCGGGGAGGGAGAGTCAATGTTGCAATGCGAGGAAAATATGCCGGGTGGTTACTTCCCACCCGGAAGCATGCGGGTCAGCACATCGTCCTTGAGCAAGACGTGGTGGCGTAGTGCCGCCAGCACGTGGCCGATGACGATGGCCGCCAAAATCCAGGCCAACAGGCCGTGACCGTCCTCGGCCAGATCGTGCAACCCTTCATCTTTGGCCATCAAGGCCGGCAGAACCTGGAAACCGAACACAGTGAGCGCCCGTCCACCGGTTTCGACGATGGCGATGCCGCTCAATGGCAGAGCGACCATCAGCACATAAAGCCCCACATGGGCGGCTCCGGCCATCAGCCGTTCCAGCCCGACCATGGCTTGGGGCAGTTCCGGTACCGGCTTGGTCAGGCGCCAACCCAGACGCAGGACGGTCAGGCCCAGGACTAGGGCGCCAATGCTGGCGTGCAGAGCCTTCATCTCGTTACGGAAGTCGCCCTTGGGCAATTCCTCCAAGATCAATCCCAGGCTCCACAGGCCGATAATGACCAGGGCCATCAACCAGTGCAGGGACATGGCGACAGCATCGTAACGGGTGGGGGATGGCATGGCGAGCTCCGGTGTTGCAAAAGGAAACGGCGGGCATCATTGCCCGCCGTGCCTGAATGCAGCCTGAACGGAGCTTAGCGGCCTTCGCGCCCCTTCAAATAGAAGGCTACCGCCTGGGCGCGGTTGCCCACGCCAAGCTTGTCGTACAGATTTTTCAGGTGAAACTTTACTGTGTTGAGCGAAATGTCCAACTGGGTGGCCATTTGTTGATTGGTCAGGCCGCCGGCCAGGGCGGCCAGCAATTCCCGCTCGCGCGGGGTCAGACCGGCAAGCGGGTCGGACGCCAAGCTGGAAACGTCGATGAACGGGAACACCATGCGACCAGAGGCCACCGCCAGGATGGTATCGAGCAATTGCTCGGGTGTTTCCCGCTTCGAGCAAAAGCCGGCGGCGCCCAGGGTCATGGCCTGACGCGGCACGTCGGGGTTGGGGCTGCCGGTATAGACGATCAGCCGAGGCGCGTCGGCGCGGTTGCGCAAGGCCTGCAACACCGCCCGGCCATCCATGTACGGCATTTCCCAGCCGATGATCCCGACATCGAAGGGAATGCGTTCCACCGCTTCCATGAAGCGCTCGCCATCATCGGTGACGGCGGTCAGGTTGAAGCGGTCGTCGCCGGCGAAAATCTTCACCAGGCTGCTTTGCAGCAACGGGTTCTTTTCGGCGATGACGATATCGATCGGGCGGCTTTGCTGGACGGCCATGTTTTGGTTCCTTGCCCGGCTTCAGCCCCTAATGGCCATGACGGGATGGGGGGCATTATAAGCACACATGGCCATGATGCAAGGAAAAGAGTAGGTTTTGACCTACCCGATTTTTTTGACAATTCGCAACCCACCCGGAAGGATTGGTTGTGATTACAAGGATGCCGGGCGGGCCAGCAAAACCGCCAGTTCCGAGGCCGGAACCGGTGGGGCCAGGACATAGCCCTGGATTTCGTCGCAGCCGAGGCGGCGCAGGATTTCCACCTGCTCATTGGTTTCCACCCCTTCGGCGATGATGCGCCGGCCCAGGGCGTGGCCCATGGAAATGATGGCGCGGACGATTTCCAGCGATCCCTGGTCCCCGGCGATATCGGCGATGAAGGATTGATCGATCTTGACCGAATCCACGGGAAAGCGGCGGATCACCGACAGCGACGAGGTTCCGGTGCCGAAATCGTCCATGGACAAGGTGATGCCCATGTCGACCAGTTGACGCAAGATGGCGACGGCGGTATCGCTGTCGCGCGTGACCATGCCTTCGGTGATCTCGAATTCCAGGGCACAAGCCGGCAGGGCAGCGCGATCAAGCGCGGCTTGCACCAAGGCGACGAAGCCCGGCGCCCGCAACTGGCGGACCGACAGGTTGATGGCGATGCGCGGCGTTGCCTTACCCTGGTCCAGCCATTCGCGGTATTGCCGGCAGGCGGCGTCGATGGCCCATTCGCCAACGCGGCCCATCAGCCCCGATTCCTCCATCACTGGAATGAACTTGGCCGGCGACACCCGGCCCAACTCGGCGGCATTCCAGCGCAACAACGCCTCGACCCCGGTGAAGGTGCCCAAGGCCAGATCCAGCTTGGGCTGGAAGGCCAGGGTCATTTCATTTCGTTCCAGCGCCTGCGACAGACCGGTCTTGATGGCCAGACGCTCTTCCACCGCCGCGTTCATGTCCGAGGTGAAGAACTGAAAATTGGCCTTGCCGTGATCCTTGGCCCGATACATGGCGGCGTCGGCGTTCTTCAGCATGGTCATGGCATCGGAGGCGTCATCGGGAAAGACGGTGATGCCGATGGAGCCCGAGACAAAGGCCTCGCGCCCGGCCAGATCGAAGGGCTTGGTCAGGATGTCGAGGATGCGTCCGGCGACGGCGGGCGCATTCTGGTAGGTGCCCAGATTGGGCATCAGCACGGTGAATTCATCGCCACCCAACCGCGCCACCGTATCGCCCGAGCGGATGCAGGCGGAAAGCCGCCGTCCGGTTTCCTCCAGCAGCAGATCGCCCATGTCGTGGCCCAGCGTGTCGTTGACCAGTTTGAAGCCGTCAAGGTCGATGAACATCAGGCCAACCATCTGGCCGTTGCGTTCGGCCTGATGCACCGCCTGGCCCAGACGGTCCATGAACAAGGCGCGGTTGGGCAGGCCGGTCAGGGCGTCGAAACTGGCTTGGCGGCTGAGGTCGCGGGCGCGTTCCTCCAACCGGGTGACGGCGCGCACCAAGGTGTCCCAGGCGGGCATGCGCCCGGTGAGGTCGCGCAGCATCACCCCATAAAGGCCGCCGCCCAGCGGCAACACCCGCATCAGCACCGCCATGGTACCGCCATCGGGGCGGGCCAGAATCATTGGCACGCCGGCAGGGTCGTCGCTCAATCCCTCGGGGCCGTTGCTCAAATGGTGGCGATGGTCGGGGTGCAGCAGATGGC
This is a stretch of genomic DNA from Magnetospirillum gryphiswaldense MSR-1 v2. It encodes these proteins:
- the rpoN gene encoding RNA polymerase factor sigma-54, which codes for MALTPRLDLRQSQSLVMTPQLQQAIKLLQLSNMELTAFIEQELERNPLLEREDAERGEPEPAPEPDMQPQAEEPPMLDGMTQSSAEDGMDVDYDNLYNNDSASDGIGGGEAFGQWGQSGGHHGFDDGENNLEQTVAGEISLRDHLIAQLNMDIIDPAEKLIGLHLIEMLDESGYLIGSLDELAEKLGCSVAAVEAVLVKVQRFDPIGAFARSLKECLALQLAERNRLDPAMQALLNNLEMLARRDLVGLMKVCAIDAEDLTEMIGEIKALDPKPALRFDHVVAQPVTPDVLMRRTPDGAWAVELNSDTLPRVLVNTRYYTQVADQTRKRDDKSYLTERFQSANWLVKSLHQRATTILKVAAELVRQQDAFFRLGVQHLRPLVLRDIAGAIGMHESTVSRVTSNKYISTPRGIYELKYFFTQAIGSNDGGDAHSAESVRHRIKALIEAEGKAVLSDDSIVDILKREGIDIARRTVAKYREGMNIPSSVQRRREKALGG
- a CDS encoding polysaccharide deacetylase family protein; translation: MTGWGLLAAVFLLAASTARAEVIEHLPAGETRIALTFDACEARNKPAFFDQAILDYLAAEKLPYTIFATGLFAKRNQAQLAELARSPLVAVENHSFDHPQHMERLSPDQVRAQVADTDAVIAGITGRQPRFFRFPAGNYDAATLATIEATGHKVVHWSFASGDPAPGLKPDPLKNWVLAKARPGDILIFHVNGRAPATATALPAIIKGLKARHVQFVRLDEVLK
- the lptB gene encoding LPS export ABC transporter ATP-binding protein, with amino-acid sequence MDSPRVTGPRLVADNAGLVANNIGKRFKRRAVLRDVSISVQRGEAVGLLGPNGAGKTTCFYCITGLINPDAGAIMLDGNDITGLPMYQRARLGIGYLPQEASIFRGLSVEGNIMAVLEAIEPDRATREAALDSLLAEFSIEHLRRAPAMALSGGERRRVEIARALASKPHFILLDEPLAGIDPIAVSDIRDLVSHLKDRGIGVLITDHNVRETLDIIDRAYILHDGVVLMEGRPSEIVAHEGVRRVYLGERFSL
- the rpe gene encoding ribulose-phosphate 3-epimerase, yielding MSVLIAPSILSADFAQLGAEVKAIDEAGCDWIHIDVMDGHFVPNLTFGPPVIKAIRPWTKKVFDVHLMIDPAQPYLEDYAKAGADLITVHAEADKHLHRSVQAIKALGKKAGVSLNPHTPENVIEYVLDSIDMVLVMSVNPGFGGQSFIDSQLEKIARIKRMIAGRAIDIQVDGGVTADNAWKVMEAGATCLVAGSAVFKTKDYAANIAAIRNSKG
- a CDS encoding glutathione S-transferase family protein, producing MRTLYHYPLCPFSRKVRIVLAEKKLEFDERIEKAWERRDEFLELSPGGDLPVLVEQNGTIFGDATAICEYLDETHRDSPLLPAEPEARAEVRRLVGWFDRKFHDEVTRNLVDEKVTKRLTTVKGAPDSRAIRAGFAHIHQHLEYIAWLTERRTWLAGGYFTLADAAAAAQISCIDYIGDVPWDRHPGAKEWYAMVKSRPSFRLLLADHVPGVPPPKHYADLDF
- the ptsN gene encoding PTS IIA-like nitrogen regulatory protein PtsN, coding for MDIADLITPAAVIPNLRATSKKQALQDLAKKAADLTGLHERAVFDVLLERERLGTTGVGNGIAIPHGKLATLDRLYGLFARLERPINFESIDEHPVDLIFLLLAPESAGADHLKALARVSRLLRDKGVCEKLRGTDSPEALYALLTESPASRAA
- a CDS encoding GNAT family N-acetyltransferase; protein product: MIRPLRPQEAPALAEALAHMDPWRRLGFSDDGLAGYLTRDDGNLLRMVYEDEGRPVGVLCLRSPWLRGPYVELLAVVPERQGQGIGSALLAWAAGQNGGNLWVCVSAFNTRGRDFYGRNGFVEKAELNDLISVGEDEILMRKRLR